A region from the Tahibacter amnicola genome encodes:
- a CDS encoding indolepyruvate ferredoxin oxidoreductase family protein produces the protein MSVPAIQIDRDYSLEHKYTRSEGRIYLSGVQALVRLPLMQQMRDRAAGLNTAGFISGYRGSPLGGFDLELWKARKHLKSSSIEFQPGLNEDLGATMVWGSQQANLFPGAKYDGVFAMWYGKGPGVDRCGDVFKHANAAGTSRHGGVLCLAADDHACRSSTLPHGSELEFVSAMMPVLNPAGVQDILDMGMLGWAMSRFTGRWVGFKTIAETVESSASVNVNPHQLDIVIPSDFVLPPNGLSIRWPDPPLEQEMRLHQYAVQAAVAFARANRIDRTVMDSPKARLGIVTTGKSYLDVLQALEYLGIGERDAADIGIRVYKVGMTWPLEPIGIREFARGLEDIIVVEEKRSFIESQMKEHMYNWDHHTRPSIVGKYDEEDNWILPSTNELTPARIARVIAKRLSRFFTSETIENRLAFLAAKEKELALPRANFPRAAHYCSGCPHNTSTAVPEGSRALGGIGCHYMVTWMDRRTETFTQMGGEGTTWCGQAPFTETRHVFQNLGDGTYFHSGSLAIRQSIAAKVNITYKILYNDAVAMTGGQPVDGTLTVPDIAHQVRSEGVRTIIVLSDDIEKWSRPEIFPEGVEFLHRDELDAVQKRLRDTPGVTVIIYDQTCATEKRRRRKRGKMEDPKKRVFINSLVCEGCGDCGKKSFCVSVTPKETEFGRKREIDQSNCNKDFSCVKGFCPSFVTVHGGGLKKRKGAGQVDFDSLPMPTFATDLGQPWNILVTGIGGTGVVTIGALLGMAAHLEGKGATVLDQTGLAQKGGAVTCHLRIARQPSDIHAVRIAAGEADLVLGCDMVVVNDYWALSKIRAGRTHAVLNTHEAMPGTFTTRPDMQFPAAQIIDAVRLAMGAEAPELVDATALATTLMGDSIAANLFMLGYAWQKGWVPVSLDALIRAIELNGAAIEMNRTAFNWGRMAAHDLATVVNAASPKARVSDPTQGFDDSHLSGTLDEAVTRRMLFLTDYQNGAYAAKYKALVDKVRTAEAERVPGSTALSEAVARYAFKLMAYKDEYEVARLYTQPAFLKQVQDTFEGDYKLHFHLAPPLLARRDAEGHLTKGEYGPWVLTAFKLLAKLKGLRGGAFDIFGKTAERRMERQWIADYFVAIDELLVGLQRDNHALAVQIASVPEHIRGYGHVKEAHEAKARADWQTLLSDWRNPQAPRIAA, from the coding sequence ATGTCCGTGCCAGCCATCCAGATCGATCGCGACTACAGCCTAGAGCACAAGTATACACGTAGCGAAGGACGCATTTATCTGTCGGGGGTCCAGGCGCTGGTACGCCTGCCGCTGATGCAGCAGATGCGCGACCGCGCCGCCGGGCTGAACACCGCGGGTTTCATCTCTGGCTACCGCGGCTCGCCGCTGGGCGGTTTCGACCTGGAGCTGTGGAAGGCGCGCAAGCACCTCAAGTCGTCGAGCATCGAGTTCCAGCCGGGCCTGAATGAAGACCTCGGCGCCACGATGGTGTGGGGTTCGCAGCAGGCCAACCTCTTCCCGGGCGCGAAATACGACGGTGTCTTCGCCATGTGGTACGGCAAGGGCCCGGGCGTTGATCGCTGCGGCGACGTGTTCAAGCACGCCAACGCGGCCGGTACCTCCAGGCACGGCGGTGTGCTGTGCCTGGCGGCCGATGACCACGCCTGCCGCTCGTCCACGCTGCCGCACGGTTCCGAGCTGGAATTCGTGTCCGCGATGATGCCGGTGCTCAATCCGGCCGGCGTGCAGGACATTCTCGACATGGGCATGCTCGGCTGGGCCATGTCGCGTTTCACCGGGCGCTGGGTCGGCTTCAAGACGATTGCCGAGACGGTTGAATCCTCGGCTTCGGTGAATGTGAATCCGCATCAGCTCGACATCGTCATCCCGAGCGACTTCGTGCTGCCGCCCAACGGCCTGAGCATCCGCTGGCCGGATCCGCCGCTGGAGCAGGAAATGCGCCTGCACCAGTACGCCGTGCAGGCGGCCGTGGCCTTCGCCCGCGCCAACCGCATCGACCGCACCGTGATGGATTCGCCCAAGGCGCGCCTGGGCATCGTCACCACCGGCAAGAGCTATCTCGACGTGCTGCAGGCGCTGGAATACCTGGGCATCGGCGAGCGCGACGCGGCGGATATCGGCATCCGTGTCTACAAGGTCGGCATGACCTGGCCGCTGGAACCGATCGGCATCCGCGAATTTGCGCGCGGCCTCGAGGACATCATCGTTGTCGAGGAGAAGCGCTCCTTCATCGAATCGCAGATGAAGGAACACATGTACAACTGGGATCACCACACGCGTCCGTCGATCGTCGGCAAGTACGACGAAGAGGACAACTGGATCCTGCCCTCGACCAACGAACTCACGCCGGCGCGCATCGCGCGCGTGATCGCCAAGCGCCTGTCGCGCTTCTTCACGTCGGAGACGATCGAAAACCGACTGGCATTCCTGGCGGCGAAGGAAAAGGAACTGGCGCTGCCCCGCGCCAATTTCCCGCGCGCCGCGCACTACTGCTCGGGCTGCCCGCACAACACGTCGACCGCGGTGCCGGAAGGTTCGCGCGCGCTGGGCGGCATCGGTTGCCACTACATGGTGACCTGGATGGACCGCCGTACCGAAACCTTCACCCAGATGGGCGGCGAAGGCACGACCTGGTGCGGCCAGGCGCCGTTCACGGAGACCAGGCACGTCTTCCAGAACCTGGGCGACGGCACCTATTTCCATTCCGGTTCGCTGGCGATCCGCCAGTCGATCGCGGCCAAGGTGAACATCACCTACAAGATCCTCTACAACGACGCCGTCGCGATGACCGGCGGCCAGCCGGTGGACGGCACGCTCACCGTGCCGGATATCGCCCACCAGGTGCGTTCCGAAGGCGTCAGGACGATCATCGTTCTCTCCGACGACATTGAAAAATGGTCGCGCCCGGAGATCTTCCCCGAAGGCGTGGAATTCCTGCATCGCGACGAGCTGGACGCCGTGCAGAAGCGCCTGCGCGATACGCCGGGCGTCACGGTCATCATCTACGACCAGACCTGCGCCACCGAGAAGCGCCGCCGTCGCAAGCGCGGCAAGATGGAAGACCCGAAGAAGCGCGTCTTCATCAACTCGCTGGTGTGCGAAGGCTGTGGCGACTGCGGCAAGAAGTCGTTCTGCGTGTCGGTGACGCCGAAGGAAACCGAGTTCGGGCGCAAGCGCGAGATCGACCAGTCCAACTGCAACAAGGATTTCTCCTGCGTGAAGGGCTTCTGCCCGAGCTTCGTCACCGTCCACGGCGGTGGCCTGAAGAAGCGCAAGGGCGCCGGCCAGGTGGACTTCGACAGCCTGCCGATGCCCACCTTCGCGACCGATCTGGGCCAGCCCTGGAACATCCTGGTCACCGGCATCGGCGGCACGGGCGTCGTCACCATTGGCGCTTTGCTCGGCATGGCCGCTCACCTGGAAGGCAAGGGCGCCACCGTGCTCGACCAGACGGGCCTGGCCCAGAAGGGTGGCGCGGTGACCTGCCACCTGCGCATCGCGCGCCAGCCCTCAGACATCCACGCCGTGCGCATCGCTGCGGGCGAGGCCGACCTGGTGCTCGGCTGCGACATGGTCGTGGTGAACGACTACTGGGCGCTGTCGAAGATCCGCGCCGGTCGTACACATGCTGTGCTCAACACCCACGAAGCCATGCCGGGCACGTTCACGACGCGGCCGGACATGCAGTTCCCCGCGGCCCAGATTATCGACGCCGTGCGCCTGGCGATGGGTGCCGAAGCGCCGGAACTGGTTGATGCCACGGCGCTGGCGACCACCCTCATGGGCGATTCGATCGCCGCCAACCTCTTCATGCTCGGCTATGCCTGGCAGAAGGGCTGGGTGCCGGTCAGCCTGGACGCGCTGATCCGCGCGATCGAACTCAATGGCGCCGCCATCGAGATGAACCGTACCGCGTTCAACTGGGGTCGCATGGCGGCGCACGACCTGGCGACCGTGGTCAACGCCGCCAGCCCGAAGGCCAGGGTGTCGGACCCGACCCAGGGCTTTGACGACAGCCACCTGTCGGGCACGCTGGACGAAGCCGTCACGCGTCGCATGCTCTTTTTGACCGATTACCAGAATGGCGCGTATGCGGCAAAGTACAAAGCGCTGGTCGACAAGGTGCGCACCGCCGAAGCCGAGCGCGTGCCCGGCTCCACCGCGCTGTCGGAAGCCGTCGCCCGCTATGCCTTCAAGCTGATGGCCTACAAGGATGAGTACGAGGTTGCCCGCCTCTACACGCAGCCGGCCTTCCTCAAGCAGGTGCAGGACACCTTCGAGGGCGACTACAAGCTGCACTTCCACCTGGCGCCGCCGCTCCTGGCACGCCGTGACGCCGAGGGGCACCTGACCAAGGGCGAGTACGGCCCGTGGGTGCTGACGGCATTCAAGCTGCTGGCGAAGCTGAAGGGCCTGCGCGGCGGCGCGTTCGACATCTTCGGCAAGACCGCCGAGCGGCGCATGGAACGCCAGTGGATCGCCGACTACTTCGTCGCGATCGACGAACTCCTGGTCGGTCTGCAACGCGACAACCATGCACTGGCTGTGCAGATCGCCAGCGTGCCCGAGCACATCCGCGGCTATGGCCACGTCAAGGAAGCGCATGAGGCGAAGGCACGTGCCGACTGGCAGACGCTGTTGTCGGACTGGCGCAATCCGCAGGCGCCCCGCATCGCTGCCTGA
- a CDS encoding DEAD/DEAH box helicase, with protein MDRSQFAQLLGSFDLTDYLDEHIIERGLDYVARGRVLSATYHAGKAQGRITCQVQGSGKQPYTTSIALRESGEGVEVINACTCPMQGDCKHVAAVALQVVGLYAVIGGNGDPGEDLFAPATPRDPDLHQWDYWLSSLNLPADTPPGATEPRVLGFLFEAGAGTPQRLCAQAVWFRHGKRGGLVSPRPVQPAPGSHDPWGSLTPDEFLRIAELRMAPSDMARLQGWHCLGSPRHEAWLLDVLANAPCYFGKPGSSALRLGASRGVDWRWLNQTDGTQRLEPRVAGTADNTVILKIAGLWYWDGESGEIGRVEGDLRLAERLLAAPQLQPEQVAVLRTRWKANETLAAVPLPEDPGPIEVVKVSPVPVLRMATLQAGALGRSARGSYVAGCLHLSFDYAGERFDVVPALRNERRRAPDRIREFVRDRGAELAAAERLDRHKLVEAIDVAYAHGVQPRTIQPGDYVLERGRSELAPPEQLLALALRLQADGFQLEFDAESPVEILPAPEAWHADIDDTGNAWFDLSLGIDISGHRVDLLPILQKALGDPSFPLKPPAKEAEDAVWLAPVDARRRVPLPVARVRALIAPLLEWLEAGAVQESLQLRRAQVGVVEELTRGPAALPWRGGTRLKDTLARIGAERKPVTEPPGFRATLRPYQRDGLAWLEFLGSAGLGGILADDMGLGKTVQVLAHLEAMRQRGELADPALVIAPTSLVWNWRAEAQRFAPDLKVLILHGATRDANFATVPDHDLVITTYPLLSRDRDELINFRFSLLIVDEAQAIKNARTQAAKVVRELDARRRLAMTGTPLENHLGELWAQFDAVEPGLLGDEKSFVRHYRTPIEKHADVERQQKLHKRIAPLMLRRRKEDVLTDLPPKTVIERGVELIGKQRELYESLRLAQHERVREAIRERGLAQSGIVVLDALLKLRQVCCDPRLVKLERARRAPESAKLDLLLDLLRELAMEGRRVLVFSQFAEMLGLIELALDEEGIAYQTLTGQTRDRAELVQRFQTGDVPVFLISLKAGGVGLNLTAADTVIHYDPWWNPAVEAQATDRVHRIGQDKPVFVYKLICNGTVEEKIQDLQQRKAELAQAVLEGGTTQALRFDEEDLAELFGM; from the coding sequence ATGGATCGGTCGCAATTCGCACAATTGCTGGGGTCGTTCGACCTGACCGACTATCTCGATGAACACATCATCGAGCGCGGCCTCGACTACGTGGCGCGTGGCCGCGTGCTCAGTGCGACCTACCACGCCGGCAAGGCCCAGGGGCGCATCACCTGCCAGGTCCAGGGCAGCGGCAAGCAGCCCTACACCACCAGCATCGCGTTGCGCGAAAGCGGTGAGGGTGTTGAGGTCATCAACGCCTGTACCTGCCCGATGCAGGGTGACTGCAAGCACGTCGCGGCGGTCGCGCTGCAGGTCGTGGGCCTGTATGCCGTCATCGGGGGCAACGGTGATCCGGGTGAGGATCTGTTCGCGCCCGCCACGCCACGCGATCCGGACCTGCACCAGTGGGATTACTGGCTGTCCAGTCTCAACCTGCCTGCGGATACGCCGCCCGGTGCAACGGAGCCGCGCGTGCTGGGGTTCCTGTTCGAGGCCGGCGCCGGCACGCCGCAGCGGCTGTGCGCGCAGGCCGTGTGGTTCCGTCACGGCAAGCGCGGCGGCCTGGTGTCGCCGCGGCCGGTGCAGCCGGCGCCGGGCAGTCATGATCCCTGGGGGTCGCTCACGCCCGATGAATTTCTGCGCATCGCCGAGCTGCGCATGGCGCCCAGCGACATGGCGCGTCTGCAGGGCTGGCATTGCCTGGGATCGCCGCGCCACGAGGCCTGGCTGCTCGACGTGCTGGCCAACGCGCCGTGCTATTTCGGAAAGCCCGGCAGCAGCGCCCTGCGACTGGGCGCTTCGCGCGGCGTCGACTGGCGCTGGCTCAACCAGACCGACGGCACGCAGCGGCTCGAACCCCGCGTGGCGGGCACCGCTGACAACACCGTGATCCTGAAGATCGCCGGCCTGTGGTACTGGGATGGGGAATCCGGTGAGATCGGACGCGTGGAGGGCGATCTGCGCCTGGCCGAGCGCCTGCTCGCCGCGCCGCAGCTGCAGCCGGAGCAGGTCGCCGTCCTGCGTACCCGCTGGAAGGCGAACGAGACGCTGGCGGCCGTGCCGCTGCCGGAAGATCCCGGCCCGATCGAAGTGGTGAAGGTCAGCCCCGTGCCGGTGCTGCGCATGGCGACACTGCAGGCCGGCGCGCTGGGCCGCAGCGCGCGCGGATCGTACGTCGCCGGTTGCCTGCACCTGTCCTTCGACTATGCCGGCGAACGTTTCGATGTCGTGCCCGCCCTGCGTAACGAGCGGCGCCGCGCGCCGGACCGCATCCGCGAATTCGTGCGCGACCGGGGTGCCGAGCTGGCCGCCGCCGAACGGCTTGACCGCCACAAGCTGGTCGAGGCGATCGATGTCGCCTACGCCCACGGCGTGCAGCCGCGCACCATTCAGCCGGGCGACTACGTGCTCGAACGCGGCCGCAGCGAGCTGGCGCCGCCCGAGCAGTTGCTGGCGCTGGCGCTGCGGTTGCAGGCCGACGGCTTCCAGCTGGAATTCGATGCGGAATCGCCGGTGGAAATCCTGCCTGCGCCGGAAGCCTGGCATGCGGATATCGATGACACCGGCAATGCGTGGTTTGACCTCTCGCTGGGCATCGACATCAGCGGCCACCGCGTCGACCTGCTGCCGATCCTGCAGAAGGCGCTGGGGGATCCGTCTTTCCCGCTGAAGCCCCCCGCCAAGGAAGCCGAAGATGCCGTGTGGCTGGCGCCGGTGGATGCGCGCCGCCGCGTGCCGCTGCCGGTGGCGCGGGTGCGCGCCCTGATCGCGCCCCTGCTGGAGTGGCTGGAGGCAGGCGCGGTGCAGGAAAGCCTGCAGTTGCGCCGGGCGCAGGTGGGCGTGGTGGAAGAACTCACGCGTGGTCCGGCGGCCCTGCCCTGGCGTGGCGGCACGCGCCTGAAAGACACGCTGGCGCGCATCGGCGCCGAGCGCAAGCCGGTGACCGAGCCGCCGGGCTTCCGCGCCACGTTGCGTCCCTACCAGCGCGACGGCCTGGCCTGGCTCGAGTTCCTCGGCAGCGCAGGGTTGGGCGGCATCCTGGCCGACGACATGGGCCTGGGCAAGACGGTGCAGGTGCTGGCGCACCTGGAGGCCATGCGCCAGCGCGGCGAGCTGGCGGATCCTGCGCTGGTGATCGCTCCGACGAGCCTCGTCTGGAACTGGCGCGCCGAAGCGCAGCGCTTTGCGCCGGACCTGAAAGTCCTGATTCTGCACGGCGCCACCCGCGACGCGAATTTCGCCACGGTGCCCGATCACGACCTGGTGATCACCACGTATCCGCTGCTGTCGCGTGACCGCGACGAGCTGATCAATTTCCGTTTTTCGCTGCTGATCGTCGACGAGGCCCAGGCGATCAAGAATGCCCGTACCCAGGCGGCGAAAGTCGTGCGTGAGCTCGACGCCAGGCGCCGCCTGGCCATGACCGGCACGCCGCTGGAGAACCACCTGGGCGAGCTATGGGCGCAGTTCGATGCGGTTGAGCCCGGGCTTCTGGGGGATGAGAAATCCTTCGTGCGACACTACCGCACGCCCATCGAAAAACACGCCGACGTCGAGCGGCAGCAGAAGCTGCACAAGCGCATCGCGCCGCTGATGCTGCGCCGGCGCAAGGAAGATGTCCTGACCGATCTTCCGCCCAAGACCGTGATCGAACGTGGCGTGGAGTTGATCGGCAAGCAGCGCGAGCTCTACGAATCGCTACGCCTGGCGCAGCACGAGCGCGTGCGCGAGGCAATCCGCGAACGCGGGCTGGCGCAGTCGGGCATTGTCGTGCTCGATGCACTGCTGAAGCTGCGCCAGGTGTGCTGCGACCCGCGCCTGGTCAAGCTCGAGCGCGCCCGGCGCGCGCCCGAATCGGCCAAGCTGGATCTTCTGCTCGACCTCCTGCGCGAGCTGGCGATGGAAGGCCGGCGCGTGCTCGTGTTCTCGCAGTTCGCCGAGATGCTGGGCTTGATCGAGTTGGCGCTGGACGAGGAAGGCATTGCCTACCAGACGCTGACCGGCCAGACGCGCGACCGCGCCGAACTCGTCCAGCGTTTCCAGACGGGAGACGTCCCGGTCTTCCTGATCAGCCTGAAGGCCGGTGGCGTGGGCCTGAACCTGACGGCCGCCGACACGGTGATTCACTACGATCCCTGGTGGAATCCCGCGGTGGAAGCGCAGGCCACCGACCGTGTGCACCGCATCGGCCAGGACAAGCCGGTTTTTGTGTACAAGTTAATCTGCAACGGCACGGTCGAGGAGAAAATCCAGGACCTGCAGCAGCGCAAGGCGGAACTGGCCCAGGCGGTGCTCGAAGGGGGGACAACCCAGGCGCTGCGCTTTGACGAGGAAGATCTCGCCGAGCTGTTCGGCATGTAG
- a CDS encoding Lrp/AsnC family transcriptional regulator: MHENETTGLDAFDRRILARYQHDTQLSAAAIGEAIGLSAAAVQRRLKRLRETGVIEHEIAQLAPKALGMPVTCIVGVDLERESAADLDRFRQKICSFAEVQQCYYVTGQADFILVVLAADMESYEQFTRRALLDDTNVRSFSTCVSLERVKVGLAVPVER; the protein is encoded by the coding sequence ATGCACGAAAATGAAACGACCGGGCTGGATGCCTTCGACCGCCGCATCCTGGCGCGCTACCAGCACGACACGCAGCTGTCGGCGGCCGCGATCGGCGAGGCCATCGGCCTTTCCGCCGCCGCCGTGCAGCGCCGCCTCAAGCGCCTGCGCGAGACGGGCGTGATCGAGCACGAGATCGCCCAGCTGGCGCCCAAGGCACTGGGCATGCCGGTGACCTGCATCGTGGGGGTGGACCTCGAACGCGAGTCAGCAGCCGACCTTGATCGCTTCCGCCAGAAAATCTGCAGCTTTGCCGAAGTCCAACAGTGCTACTACGTCACCGGCCAGGCCGATTTCATCCTGGTCGTGCTGGCCGCCGACATGGAGTCCTACGAGCAGTTCACCCGGCGCGCCCTGCTCGACGACACGAACGTACGCAGCTTCAGCACCTGCGTGAGCCTGGAACGGGTGAAGGTCGGCCTGGCCGTACCGGTCGAACGATAG
- a CDS encoding pyridoxal-phosphate dependent enzyme: MPPSTAPLYAAPWPVLENGDARLRRRCAPVATADAGLERDIAVLAATLGEFRDRHGYGRAIAAPQVGLDRRLVVMDLGAGPIALVNPEITWRSAETDEYWDDCFSLPDCVVRVRRHRHISVAFRDAQFRRRAWERLPADVSELLQHEIDHLDGCLMTDRAVGEAAIQPIARRAHLVGPQRPAHRLQLSRIRAAAAAIDPVFLQSRQYMSAPLSAVAGATVTLKDETDNPIGCFKGRGATYFLAEYHARGGRGPLVCASAGNFGQALAYAARRYGIAVIVYAATTANAKKVERMRALGAEVRLASSDFDAAKAIARHAAAAAGALMVEDGREAAISEGAGTIASELFADDPALDAVLVPLGNGALLNGMARWIKAASPGTRVIGVCSQGASAMADSWRGGRLVAHAGVDTIADGIAVRQPIPEALADMHGLVDEVVLVDDATTLRAMRELHAAHGLCVEPSAAVGLAAVLAARASFAGRHVATVLTGANLTPSQRETWFGDAAPAAPASTCKETAP, encoded by the coding sequence ATGCCGCCATCCACGGCCCCATTGTACGCAGCGCCCTGGCCCGTCCTGGAGAACGGTGATGCGCGCCTGCGTCGGCGCTGCGCGCCGGTGGCCACAGCGGATGCGGGGCTTGAGCGTGATATCGCCGTTCTCGCCGCCACGCTGGGTGAGTTCCGTGACCGCCACGGCTACGGCCGCGCGATCGCAGCGCCGCAGGTCGGACTGGATCGGCGCCTGGTCGTGATGGACCTGGGTGCCGGGCCGATCGCCCTGGTCAATCCGGAAATCACCTGGCGCAGCGCGGAGACGGATGAATACTGGGACGACTGCTTCAGCCTGCCCGACTGTGTGGTGAGGGTGCGACGCCACCGCCACATCAGCGTGGCGTTCCGGGATGCGCAGTTCCGTCGTCGCGCATGGGAACGGTTGCCGGCCGATGTATCGGAACTGCTGCAGCATGAGATCGATCACCTCGACGGCTGCCTGATGACCGACCGGGCGGTTGGCGAGGCCGCGATTCAACCGATTGCGCGGCGTGCGCACCTGGTCGGGCCGCAACGGCCTGCGCACCGCCTGCAGCTTTCCCGCATCCGCGCTGCCGCAGCGGCCATTGATCCGGTGTTCCTGCAATCGCGGCAATACATGTCGGCACCGCTGTCGGCCGTCGCCGGTGCCACGGTCACCCTCAAGGACGAGACCGACAATCCCATCGGCTGCTTCAAGGGACGCGGCGCGACGTACTTTCTCGCGGAGTACCACGCCCGGGGCGGACGCGGCCCGCTCGTCTGCGCCAGTGCCGGCAACTTCGGCCAGGCCCTGGCCTATGCGGCGCGGCGCTACGGCATTGCCGTGATCGTCTATGCCGCGACGACGGCCAACGCGAAGAAGGTGGAGCGGATGCGCGCGCTGGGCGCCGAGGTGCGCCTGGCCAGCAGCGATTTCGATGCGGCCAAGGCGATTGCACGCCACGCCGCGGCGGCCGCGGGCGCACTGATGGTCGAGGACGGGCGCGAAGCGGCGATCAGCGAAGGCGCCGGGACGATTGCCAGCGAACTGTTCGCTGATGATCCGGCACTCGATGCGGTGCTGGTGCCGCTGGGCAATGGCGCGCTGCTCAATGGCATGGCGCGCTGGATCAAGGCCGCTTCACCGGGAACGCGTGTGATCGGCGTCTGCAGCCAGGGCGCCAGCGCCATGGCCGATTCCTGGCGCGGCGGCCGGCTCGTTGCGCATGCCGGCGTGGACACGATCGCCGACGGCATCGCCGTACGCCAACCGATTCCCGAGGCCCTGGCGGACATGCACGGACTGGTGGACGAGGTCGTACTCGTCGACGACGCCACCACCCTGCGCGCCATGCGCGAGCTGCATGCCGCCCATGGCCTGTGCGTGGAGCCTTCCGCGGCCGTCGGGCTTGCGGCAGTGCTCGCCGCCCGTGCGTCTTTTGCCGGGCGCCACGTCGCCACCGTGCTTACCGGCGCCAATCTCACCCCCTCGCAGCGCGAAACCTGGTTCGGCGATGCCGCGCCGGCAGCGCCTGCATCTACCTGCAAGGAAACTGCACCGTGA
- a CDS encoding VOC family protein produces the protein MIDHVELFTERLDASADFFEKALAPLGYRLHVHGAVRGFGVDNDSLDFWLREGGPSTPLPHVAFHCADRALVDAAYQAALAGGGRDRAAPALLPQIHPNYYAGFVYDPDGHNIEFVCHRAEAA, from the coding sequence GTGATCGACCACGTAGAACTGTTCACCGAACGCCTGGATGCCTCCGCGGACTTCTTTGAAAAGGCGCTGGCGCCGCTGGGCTACCGGCTGCACGTCCATGGCGCCGTGCGTGGCTTCGGCGTCGACAATGATTCCCTCGACTTCTGGCTGCGCGAAGGTGGCCCGTCGACGCCGCTGCCGCACGTGGCCTTCCACTGCGCCGATCGCGCGCTGGTCGACGCGGCGTACCAGGCCGCCCTGGCCGGCGGTGGCCGCGACCGCGCGGCGCCCGCACTGCTGCCGCAAATCCACCCGAACTACTACGCAGGCTTCGTCTACGACCCGGACGGGCACAACATCGAGTTCGTCTGCCACCGGGCCGAGGCGGCATAG
- a CDS encoding ECF-type sigma factor, whose amino-acid sequence MSTNDSPITELLSRWRAGATDAESRLMEAVYPVLRELARSRLHRGRHGLTLQPTELVNEAYARLQLARETPWEGRVHFFAMSARIIRGLAIDFARARASEKRGGDMVFVELDKAEDIAGSEPAVDLLALDQALEALERDDPVSARIVELKFFSGLTTEEIAEACEISTASVVRYWRFARAWLGDRLSPTRPGDAD is encoded by the coding sequence ATGTCGACCAACGATTCACCGATCACCGAGCTGCTTTCCCGCTGGCGCGCCGGCGCCACGGATGCCGAATCCCGCCTGATGGAGGCGGTCTATCCCGTGTTGCGTGAACTGGCCCGTTCGCGGCTGCATCGCGGGCGCCACGGCCTGACGCTGCAACCGACGGAACTGGTCAACGAAGCCTACGCGCGTCTGCAGCTGGCGCGCGAAACACCGTGGGAAGGACGGGTCCACTTTTTCGCGATGTCCGCACGGATCATCCGCGGCCTGGCGATCGACTTCGCCCGCGCCCGGGCCAGCGAGAAGCGTGGTGGTGACATGGTCTTCGTCGAACTCGACAAGGCCGAGGACATCGCCGGTTCCGAACCCGCCGTCGACCTGCTGGCCCTGGACCAGGCGCTCGAAGCCCTCGAGCGCGATGACCCTGTCTCGGCGCGGATCGTCGAGCTGAAGTTCTTCTCTGGTCTCACCACCGAGGAAATCGCCGAGGCCTGCGAAATCTCCACGGCCAGCGTCGTGCGCTACTGGCGCTTTGCCCGCGCCTGGCTCGGCGATCGGCTGTCGCCGACGCGTCCCGGCGATGCGGACTGA
- a CDS encoding serine/threonine-protein kinase, with protein sequence MTGETAVDLGRLRLLFFQAVELAPEARTRFLAELEATEPAMAGRVHDLLRADALEAERPTAPVIPQLSVLRQGPEQWLGKTIGNYRVTAFLGSGGMGTVYLAEPVAGGAAPAVAIKLIRPEWLDGPLRKRFQLECQVLGTLDHPGIARALGAGELPDGTPYLVLEYVDGLPLTAYADQHRLTVRQRLQLFLKVCSAVSHAHAQGIIHRDLKASNILVRADGQPKLLDFGIAKPLRAQFGPLPVERTATAQRFFSANHAAPEQLTGERPGVACDVYGLGVLLYELLCGELPLVLAGMSAGQAENTILQQIPLPPRRGSRPRRRRSAMRAPGYVAWRTDGNWSRR encoded by the coding sequence ATGACCGGTGAGACGGCCGTGGACCTGGGCCGGCTGCGGCTGCTGTTCTTCCAGGCCGTCGAGCTGGCGCCGGAGGCGCGCACGCGTTTCCTGGCCGAACTGGAGGCGACCGAGCCCGCGATGGCCGGCCGCGTCCATGACCTGCTGCGCGCGGATGCCCTGGAAGCCGAGCGCCCCACCGCGCCGGTGATTCCGCAGCTGTCGGTGCTGCGGCAGGGCCCGGAGCAGTGGCTCGGCAAGACGATCGGCAACTACCGCGTCACCGCTTTCCTTGGCAGTGGTGGAATGGGTACGGTCTATCTTGCGGAGCCGGTTGCCGGCGGCGCGGCTCCGGCGGTCGCCATCAAGTTGATTCGCCCGGAATGGCTCGATGGTCCGCTGCGCAAACGCTTCCAGCTGGAATGCCAGGTGCTCGGCACGCTCGATCATCCGGGCATTGCGCGGGCACTGGGGGCCGGCGAATTGCCGGACGGCACGCCCTACCTGGTGCTCGAATACGTCGACGGGCTGCCGCTGACGGCCTATGCCGACCAGCACCGCCTGACGGTGCGCCAGCGGCTGCAGCTGTTCCTGAAAGTGTGCTCGGCGGTATCGCACGCCCATGCCCAGGGCATCATTCACCGCGACCTGAAAGCCAGCAATATCCTGGTCCGTGCCGACGGCCAGCCCAAGCTGCTCGACTTTGGTATCGCCAAGCCGCTCCGGGCGCAATTCGGCCCGCTGCCGGTGGAACGCACGGCCACGGCGCAGCGCTTTTTCTCGGCCAATCATGCGGCGCCGGAACAGTTGACCGGGGAACGGCCCGGCGTCGCCTGCGACGTCTACGGGCTTGGCGTGCTTCTGTACGAATTGCTTTGTGGTGAATTGCCATTAGTGCTGGCCGGAATGAGCGCCGGCCAGGCGGAGAACACGATCCTCCAGCAGATTCCGCTGCCCCCTCGGCGCGGATCAAGGCCGCGACGGCGTCGATCGGCGATGCGCGCGCCCGGGTACGTGGCGTGGCGGACCGACGGGAACTGGTCCAGGCGCTGA